From a single Arachis hypogaea cultivar Tifrunner chromosome 3, arahy.Tifrunner.gnm2.J5K5, whole genome shotgun sequence genomic region:
- the LOC112791694 gene encoding uncharacterized protein: MEQQQLKKNNNTNMVEGQKKILGLVHEDDDFFSHSSSSVSSSNSSSTSIGSDDSFEEVTSSPSSSSSSIDHQLAHDDPLSDMSSLFQQLPIKRGLSRFYEGKSQSFTSLANVRSLEDLAKAENPYNKRLKYSRSYGGALGAYERHNTNNNIKRGMHSNSRRSCSLLISARRGSANNLPPIPSPHHRSANTSTIPSQTVLFA, translated from the exons ATGGAGCAGCAGCAACTGAAGAAGAATAACAACACCAACATGGTTGAAGGACAGAAGAAAATATTAGGACTAGTTCATGAGGATGATGATTTCttttctcattcttcatcttctgtgtcttcttctaattcttcttcaacttcaattgGTTCTGATGATTCTTTTGAAGAAGTAacatcatctccttcttcttcatcctcatcaATTGATCATCAGCTTGCACATGATGATCCTTTGAGTGACATGTCTTCTCTCTTCCAACAACTTCCCATCAA GAGGGGGTTATCAAGATTCTACGAAGGGAAGTCACAGTCATTCACATCATTAGCAAATGTGAGGAGCTTAGAGGATCTTGCAAAGGCAGAGAACCCTTACAACAAGAGATTGAAGTATTCAAGGAGCTATGGAGGAGCCTTAGGTGCATATGAGAGGCACAATACTAACAATAATATTAAGAGAGGGATGCATTCAAATTCAAGGCGTTCATGTTCTTTATTGATTAGTGCAAGAAGGGGAAGCGCTAATAACTTGCCTCCAATTCCATCACCACATCATAGATCTGCCAATACAAGCACCATCCCAAGTCAAACCGTCTTGTTTGCTTGA
- the LOC112771447 gene encoding CASP-like protein 2A2: protein MEKKETAAASPMGMGGVSSRDEEVACNSTTMRASETCLRLLSVPLCISALLLMLKNSQQNEYGSVAYTDIAAFRYLVNVNGICAGYSLLSALFIAAMPRHYSTISRAWTFFFLDQVVTYMIVVGGAMSTEVLYLAEYGGAATTWSSACGSFGRFCHKLTASIAITYASLGCYVLLSLMSSYKLFTNYDAPPIRSPITAIHIVAFHASPN, encoded by the exons ATGGAGAAAAAAGAAACCGCAGCAGCATCTCCTATGGGAATGGGAGGAGTATCTAGCAGGGACGAAGAGGTAGCATGCAACTCCACCACCATGCGTGCTTCTGAGACCTGCCTCCGTCTTCTTTCCGTTCCTCTATGCATCTCTGCATTACTCCTTATGCTTAAAAACTCTCAACAAAATGAATATGGATCCGTCGCCTACACTGATATTGCAGCTTTCAG GTATTTGGTGAATGTGAATGGCATATGTGCAGGTTACTCACTGCTTTCAGCACTATTCATTGCTGCTATGCCTCGCCATTATTCCACTATATCTCGTGCTTGGACTTTCTTCTTCCTTGACCAG GTGGTAACATACATGATTGTGGTGGGTGGAGCCATGTCAACAGAGGTGCTGTACCTGGCCGAGTATGGAGGCGCTGCAACAACATGGAGCTCTGCATGTGGCTCTTTTGGTAGATTCTGTCACAAGCTCACGGCATCCATAGCCATCACATATGCTTCTCTAGGGTGCTATGTGTTGCTGTCACTCATGTCTTCCTACAAGCTATTCACCAACTATGATGCACCACCTATAAGAAGCCCCATTACTGCCATTCACATTGTGGCTTTCCATGCCTCGCCcaattaa
- the LOC112782806 gene encoding uncharacterized protein, translated as MEIKELREADKTERRPRREDDRTPRSGSTKDLGKLFKLTPKFDNYTRFNTNREKIIKEILNARIIKPPARAGSYQDQRFVDKSKHCAFHQKYSHTTDECVIAKDLLERLARQGLLDKYIEGRKYKESDRNKEERQQTSASKDTNKWSNNNPPKGVINCISEGFAGGGETTSARKRSYRAMLAIEGTTPPNNKDTQDLEITFNQTDICSAAPHSNDPVVISIQIGDLLVRKVLLDPGSSADVLFYSTFSKINLSEKLMQPSSGELVGFSGERMPIKGYIWLRTTMGDDPLSRTLDIQYPIVDCPSPYNFILGRPALNMFRAVISTYHLCVKFQAQGGKIATIYSDSQQAWQCYNASLKRSDTSQKQHEVQ; from the coding sequence ATGGAGATTAAAGAACTTCGTGAGGCCGACAAAACCGAAAGAAGACCAAGAAGGGAAGACGACAGAACACCCAGATCGGGGAGCACTAAAGACCTCGGCAAACTATTCAAGCTCACCCCAAAATTCGACAACTACACCAGATTTAATACGAATAGGGAAAAGATAATCAAAGAGATACTCAACGCCAGGATTATAAAACCACCAGCAAGAGCTGGGAGCTACCAAGATCAGCGATTCGTCGACAAAAGCAAACACTGTGCCTTCCACCAAAAATATAGTCACACAACCGACGAGTGCGTGATAGCCAAAGATCTCCTAGAAAGATTAGCTCGGCAGGGCCTCCTAGATAAGTACATCGAAGGACGGAAGTACAAAGAGAGCGACAGGAACAAAGAGGAACGCCAGCAAACCTCGGCAAGCAAAGATACCAACAAATGGTCAAACAACAACCCACCTAAAGGGGTTATAAACTGCATATCCGAGGGATTCGCGGGAGGAGGCGAAACAACCTCGGCACGGAAGCGAAGCTACCGCGCAATGCTAGCAATCGAAGGAACAACGCCACCAAACAACAAAGATACACAGGACCTAGAAATCACTTTCAACCAAACTGACATATGCTCGGCCGCCCCTCACTCAAACGATCCGGTGGTAATCTCTATCCAAATAGGCGACCTTTTGGTAAGAAAAGTCCTTTTGGACCCAGGTAGTAGTGCAGATGTCCTCTTTTActctactttttcaaaaataaatctatCTGAGAAACTAATGCAACCCTCATCCGGAGAATTAGTAGGATTCTCTGGAGAAAGAATGCCGATCAAGGGTTATATATGGCTAAGGACCACGATGGGAGATGACCCGTTATCAAGAACCTTAGACATACAGTACCCAATAGTTGACTGCCCTAGTCCTTATAACTTTATTCTCGGAAGACCTGCTCTGAACATGTTTAGAGCAGTCATATCTACTTATCATCTATGTGTTAAATTTCAGGCACAAGGTGGAAAAATAGCGACAATATATTCTGACAGCCAACAAGCTTGGCAATGCTATAATGCAAGCCTAAAAAGATCGGACACAAGCCAGAAACAACATGAAGTCCAATAA
- the LOC112791695 gene encoding probable F-box protein At5g47300, producing the protein MRMSDKWVELVGCSSARLPGDLVLEILWCVPATGLVRLKSVCRSWRTLISSPEFAREHLERSTAALLASDARIAYAGQFSHLRRIGFLPLHSLFHNPSSPAAKVVSSYDIVGSCHGLLCLFDTVSKSRVMLWNPCTGSHRNG; encoded by the coding sequence ATGAGAATGAGCGATAAGTGGGTGGAATTGGTAGGTTGTTCGAGCGCAAGGCTTCCGGGGGATTTGGTACTGGAAATCCTGTGGTGTGTTCCAGCGACGGGTCTGGTTCGTTTAAAGAGTGTGTGCAGATCATGGAGAACCCTAATCTCCAGCCCCGAATTCGCCAGAGAGCACCTTGAGCGCTCTACTGCGGCTCTGCTAGCCTCGGACGCACGAATAGCCTATGCAGGCCAGTTCTCCCACCTAAGAAGAATTGGATTTTTGCCCTTACACTCTCTGTTCCATAACCCATCATCGCCTGCTGCTAAAGTGGTTAGCAGCTACGATATTGTTGGTTCCTGCCATGGCTTGTTGTGTTTGTTCGATACGGTTTCCAAATCTCGTGTTATGTTGTGGAACCCCTGTACGGGGTCACATCGAAATGGCTGA
- the LOC112791696 gene encoding uncharacterized protein, with protein sequence MHPPLTLHKHPMCAEIIELFQKCHVEHPVGKFFGECTDLKIKLDRCFRQEKALKRKANFEESKKFKEQLRAFRKENAVSGSQ encoded by the exons ATGCATCCTCCCTTAACGTTACACAAGCACCCAATGTGCGCTGAA ATTATTGAGCTGTTCCAGAAGTGTCATGTGGAACACCCTGTTGGAAAATTCTTTGGTGAATGTACAGATTTGAAAATAAAGTTGGATCGCTGTTTTAGACAAGAA AAAGCTCTGAAGCGAAAGGCCAACTTTGAAGAGAGCAAAAAGTTTAAGGAGCAACTTCGAGCTTTTAGGAAAGAAAATGCTGTAAGTGGCAGTCAATAG